The following coding sequences are from one Fusobacterium simiae window:
- a CDS encoding GNAT family N-acetyltransferase, which translates to MNAEIDISNVKLETERLILRPWRITDLDDFFEYASINGVGEKAGWEHHKNKNESLEILKMFIAEKKVFAIVLKKNQKAIGSIGIEECRHDLNKNLEKLLGRELGYVLNKDYWNKGIMTEAVSKVIDYCFKTLKLNFLIASYFNYNIESKRVLEKTGFKFYKDIIVKTRYNTEEKSTLMFLKNKN; encoded by the coding sequence ATGAATGCCGAAATTGATATCAGTAATGTAAAATTAGAAACAGAAAGATTAATTCTTCGCCCTTGGAGAATTACTGATTTGGATGATTTTTTTGAATATGCTTCTATAAATGGTGTGGGTGAAAAAGCAGGTTGGGAACACCATAAAAATAAAAATGAAAGTTTAGAAATACTTAAAATGTTTATTGCTGAGAAAAAAGTTTTTGCTATTGTTTTAAAAAAAAATCAAAAAGCTATTGGTTCTATTGGTATAGAAGAATGTAGGCATGATTTGAATAAGAATTTAGAAAAATTACTTGGAAGAGAATTAGGTTATGTGTTAAACAAAGATTATTGGAACAAGGGGATAATGACAGAGGCTGTTTCAAAAGTTATAGACTATTGTTTTAAAACATTAAAATTAAATTTTTTAATAGCTTCATATTTTAATTATAATATTGAGTCAAAAAGAGTTTTAGAAAAAACAGGTTTCAAATTTTACAAAGATATTATTGTAAAAACAAGATATAATACAGAAGAAAAATCAACTTTAATGTTTTTAAAAAATAAAAATTAA
- a CDS encoding GNAT family N-acetyltransferase, whose protein sequence is MIEIKQLLNKEKDEALFFVKRVYIESKDESYTEQGIETFSNFIDNKKITKSFKVYGAFENNVLQGVIATDRRKRHINLFFVDKNSQGKGIGKKLMKIITDNNENSYMTVNSSRYGVPIYEKLGFVKTEDEKEQDGLRFTPMKLILKNETVEK, encoded by the coding sequence ATGATAGAGATAAAACAATTATTAAATAAAGAAAAAGATGAAGCACTTTTTTTTGTAAAAAGAGTTTACATAGAAAGTAAAGATGAAAGCTATACTGAACAAGGAATAGAAACTTTTAGTAACTTTATTGATAATAAAAAGATAACAAAATCATTCAAAGTCTATGGTGCTTTTGAAAATAATGTTTTACAGGGTGTTATAGCAACAGATAGAAGAAAAAGACATATAAATTTATTTTTTGTAGATAAAAACTCACAAGGTAAGGGAATTGGTAAAAAACTAATGAAGATTATTACAGATAATAATGAAAATTCATATATGACTGTTAATTCTTCAAGATATGGAGTTCCTATATATGAAAAATTAGGATTTGTGAAAACAGAAGATGAAAAAGAACAAGATGGGCTTAGATTTACTCCTATGAAATTAATATTAAAAAATGAAACAGTGGAGAAATAA
- the map gene encoding type I methionyl aminopeptidase produces MRLIKTLDEIKGIKKANQIIAKIYADIIPPYLKAGITTKEIDRIIDEYIRSCGARPACIGVEGFYGPFPAATCISVNEEVVHGIPGDRVIKDGDIVSLDIVTELDGYYGDSAKTFAIGEIDEESKKLLEVTEKSREIGIEAAIVGNRLGDLGHAVQSYVEKNGFSVVKDFAGHGVGLDLHEEPMIPNYGRRGRGLKIENGMVLAIEPMVNVGTYKVAIMPDGWTVVTRDGKRSAHFEHSIAIIDGKAVILSELD; encoded by the coding sequence ATGAGATTAATTAAAACATTAGATGAAATAAAGGGTATAAAAAAAGCTAATCAAATAATTGCAAAGATCTATGCTGATATTATTCCACCATATTTAAAAGCAGGCATTACAACAAAAGAAATTGATAGAATAATTGATGAATATATCAGAAGTTGTGGTGCAAGACCTGCTTGTATTGGAGTTGAAGGATTTTATGGACCCTTTCCTGCTGCAACCTGTATTTCAGTAAATGAGGAAGTTGTCCACGGTATACCAGGAGATAGAGTTATAAAAGATGGAGATATTGTAAGTCTTGATATAGTAACAGAATTAGATGGTTACTATGGAGATTCAGCAAAAACTTTTGCTATTGGTGAAATTGATGAAGAAAGTAAAAAACTTTTAGAAGTTACAGAAAAATCAAGAGAAATAGGAATTGAAGCTGCCATTGTTGGAAATAGATTAGGAGATTTAGGACATGCCGTCCAATCTTATGTTGAAAAAAATGGTTTCTCTGTTGTAAAGGATTTTGCAGGGCATGGTGTTGGTTTAGATTTACATGAAGAACCTATGATACCAAACTATGGTAGAAGAGGTAGAGGTTTAAAAATAGAAAATGGAATGGTTTTAGCAATAGAACCTATGGTAAATGTTGGAACATATAAGGTTGCAATTATGCCTGATGGTTGGACTGTTGTAACAAGAGATGGAAAAAGATCTGCTCACTTTGAACACAGTATAGCTATTATTGATGGTAAAGCAGTTATTTTAAGTGAGTTAGATTAA
- a CDS encoding adenylate kinase, with the protein MINLNLVLFGAPGAGKGTQAKFIVDKYGIPQISTGDILRVAVANKTKLGLEAKKFMDAGRLVPDEVVNGLVAERLAEKDCEKGFIMDGFPRTVIQAKALDEILNKLGKKIEKVIALNVPDSDIIERITGRRTSKVTGKIYHIKFNPPVDEKEEDLVQRADDTEEVVVKRLETYHNQTAPVLDYYKAQNKVTEIDGTKKLEDITQDIFKILG; encoded by the coding sequence ATGATTAATTTGAATTTAGTATTATTTGGAGCACCAGGTGCAGGGAAAGGTACACAAGCAAAATTTATAGTTGATAAATATGGAATACCTCAAATTTCAACAGGAGACATACTAAGAGTAGCAGTTGCTAATAAAACAAAATTAGGATTAGAAGCTAAAAAATTTATGGATGCTGGTAGGTTAGTTCCTGATGAAGTTGTTAATGGATTAGTTGCTGAGAGATTAGCAGAAAAAGATTGTGAAAAAGGATTCATAATGGATGGTTTCCCAAGAACTGTTATTCAAGCAAAAGCCTTAGATGAAATATTAAATAAATTAGGAAAAAAAATTGAAAAAGTTATAGCTTTAAATGTACCTGATTCTGATATAATAGAAAGAATTACTGGAAGAAGAACATCAAAAGTAACTGGAAAAATTTATCATATTAAATTTAATCCTCCAGTTGATGAAAAAGAAGAAGATTTAGTTCAAAGAGCAGATGATACAGAAGAAGTTGTTGTAAAAAGATTAGAAACTTATCATAATCAAACTGCTCCAGTTTTAGATTACTATAAAGCACAAAATAAAGTAACTGAAATTGATGGAACAAAAAAATTAGAAGATATTACACAAGATATATTTAAAATTTTAGGATAG
- a CDS encoding SDR family oxidoreductase, which yields MKKILIIGGNQFVGKEIVKKFLEKDYKIYVLNRGIRKNINEVIFLKADRNNFNEMNNILKNIDVDVIVDVSAYTEKQVDILHKVMKNRFKQYILISSASVYNEIKNTPVNEDSQVGENLPWGNYAKNKYLAEKKTIENSVLCNFKYTIFRPFYIYGIGNNLDRENYFFSRIKYNLPIYIPSKNNTIQFGYVEDLALAIESSIENSDFYNQIFNISGSEYVTMSEFSEICGKVIGKKAIIKYVDTDKNGVKARDWFPFREINLFGNISKLENTGFRNTYSLIQGLEKTYKYNEENNLINKPVLHKLETEN from the coding sequence ATGAAAAAAATTTTAATTATAGGAGGAAATCAATTTGTAGGGAAAGAAATAGTAAAAAAATTTTTAGAAAAAGATTATAAAATTTATGTTTTAAATAGAGGAATAAGAAAAAATATAAATGAAGTAATTTTTTTAAAAGCAGATAGAAATAATTTTAATGAAATGAATAATATTTTAAAAAATATAGATGTGGATGTTATTGTTGATGTTTCAGCTTATACAGAAAAACAAGTTGATATTTTACATAAAGTTATGAAAAATAGATTTAAGCAATATATTTTAATAAGTAGTGCTTCTGTATATAATGAAATAAAAAACACTCCTGTAAATGAAGATAGTCAAGTAGGTGAAAATTTGCCTTGGGGAAATTATGCTAAAAACAAATATCTAGCAGAAAAGAAAACTATTGAAAATTCTGTATTATGTAATTTTAAATATACAATATTTAGACCTTTTTATATCTATGGAATAGGAAATAATTTAGACAGAGAAAATTACTTTTTTTCAAGAATAAAATATAATTTACCTATTTATATTCCCAGTAAAAATAACACTATTCAGTTTGGGTATGTTGAAGATTTAGCCTTAGCAATAGAAAGTTCAATAGAAAATTCTGATTTTTATAACCAAATTTTTAATATTTCTGGAAGCGAATATGTGACCATGAGTGAATTTTCAGAAATTTGTGGAAAAGTTATAGGCAAAAAAGCTATAATAAAATATGTAGATACAGATAAAAATGGAGTAAAAGCAAGAGATTGGTTTCCATTTAGGGAAATTAATCTCTTTGGGAATATATCAAAATTAGAAAACACAGGTTTTAGAAATACATATTCTTTGATACAAGGTTTAGAAAAAACATATAAATACAATGAGGAAAATAATTTAATTAATAAACCTGTTCTACATAAACTAGAAACTGAAAATTAA
- a CDS encoding ABC-F family ATP-binding cassette domain-containing protein has translation MIATASLGMRFSGRKLFEDVNLKFTPGNCYGVIGANGAGKSTFVKILSGELEATEGEVIFDKNKRMSVLKQDHFQYEDEEVLNVVLMGNKKLWDIMVEKNAIYAKTDFTDEDGIRAAELEGEFAELNGWEAETEAETLLMGLKIGADLHHKLMKELTEPEKVKVLLAQALFGEPDVLLLDEPTNGLDVKAISWLENFIMGLENSTVIVVSHDRHFLNKVCTHITDIDYGKIKMYVGNYDFWYESNELMKTLINNKNKKLEQKRQELQEFIARFSANASKSKQATSRKKQLEKLQLEDMQMSNRKYPFIEFKPEREAGNNMLKVENISKTIDGIKVLDNISFTIETGDKVVFLAKNDLVKTTLLSILAGEIEPDSGSYTWGVTTSQAYMPRDNSKYFNNSDLNLIDWLSPYSPDEHEAFIRGFLGRMLFSGDETLKKVSVLSGGEKVRCMLSKLMLSGANVLLFDNPSDHLDLEAITSLNKALIKFKGTILFGAHDHEFIQTVANRIIEITPKGIVDKVMAYDEYLEDETIQARLDEMYN, from the coding sequence ATGATAGCAACAGCTAGTCTTGGAATGAGATTTTCTGGTAGAAAATTATTTGAAGATGTAAATTTAAAATTTACCCCTGGAAATTGTTATGGAGTTATAGGAGCTAATGGAGCGGGGAAATCAACATTTGTAAAAATTCTTTCAGGAGAATTAGAAGCAACTGAAGGAGAAGTTATATTTGATAAAAATAAAAGAATGTCTGTTTTAAAACAAGACCATTTTCAATATGAAGATGAGGAAGTTTTAAATGTTGTACTTATGGGAAATAAGAAATTATGGGATATTATGGTGGAGAAAAATGCTATCTATGCTAAAACTGATTTCACTGATGAAGATGGAATAAGAGCAGCGGAACTTGAAGGAGAGTTTGCAGAACTTAATGGTTGGGAGGCAGAAACAGAAGCAGAAACTTTGCTTATGGGACTAAAAATTGGAGCAGATTTACATCATAAATTGATGAAAGAATTAACTGAACCAGAAAAAGTTAAAGTCTTACTTGCACAAGCACTTTTTGGAGAACCTGATGTTTTACTTTTAGACGAGCCTACAAATGGACTTGATGTAAAAGCAATTAGTTGGTTAGAAAACTTTATTATGGGGCTTGAAAATTCAACAGTTATTGTGGTGTCGCATGACAGACACTTTTTAAATAAGGTTTGTACTCATATCACAGATATAGATTATGGTAAGATAAAAATGTATGTAGGAAACTATGATTTCTGGTATGAATCAAACGAACTTATGAAAACTTTAATTAATAATAAAAATAAAAAATTGGAACAAAAAAGACAAGAATTACAAGAATTTATTGCTAGATTTAGTGCTAATGCTTCTAAGTCTAAACAAGCAACTTCAAGAAAGAAACAATTAGAAAAATTGCAACTTGAAGATATGCAAATGTCTAATAGAAAATATCCATTCATTGAATTTAAACCTGAAAGAGAAGCAGGAAACAATATGTTGAAAGTTGAAAATATTTCTAAAACTATTGATGGAATAAAAGTTTTAGACAATATTTCTTTCACAATAGAAACTGGAGATAAAGTTGTTTTCTTAGCTAAAAATGACTTAGTTAAAACTACTTTACTTTCTATCTTAGCAGGAGAAATTGAACCAGATTCAGGTTCTTACACTTGGGGAGTTACAACAAGCCAAGCATATATGCCAAGAGATAATAGTAAATATTTTAATAATTCAGATTTAAATTTGATTGATTGGTTAAGTCCATATTCACCAGATGAGCATGAGGCATTTATCAGAGGATTTTTAGGAAGAATGTTATTTTCAGGAGATGAAACTCTTAAAAAAGTGTCTGTACTATCTGGAGGAGAAAAAGTTAGATGTATGTTATCTAAATTGATGCTTTCTGGAGCTAATGTACTTTTATTTGATAATCCAAGTGACCATTTAGATTTGGAAGCAATTACTTCTTTAAATAAAGCATTGATAAAATTTAAAGGTACTATATTATTTGGAGCACATGATCATGAGTTTATACAAACTGTTGCAAACAGAATTATTGAAATTACTCCTAAAGGTATTGTTGATAAAGTAATGGCTTATGATGAATATTTAGAAGATGAAACTATTCAAGCTAGATTAGATGAAATGTATAACTAA
- a CDS encoding cob(I)yrinic acid a,c-diamide adenosyltransferase: MEDKKYVNITKVYTKRGDKGETDLLGGSAARKDSLKVESYGCVDEASSFIGLARYYCKNKVIKEKLKGIQNKLLVLGGFLASDERGKEMMKDQIKEEDIKLLEEYIDEYNQKLPPLKHFILPGDDEVAAHFHVARTVVRRAERRIVSLASQENDLNPLIQKYVNRLSDLMFVLARYSEEVENKKWKSSNLNI, translated from the coding sequence ATGGAAGATAAAAAATATGTAAACATAACAAAAGTTTATACAAAGAGAGGAGATAAAGGGGAAACTGATTTACTTGGTGGAAGTGCAGCTAGAAAAGATAGCTTAAAGGTTGAATCTTATGGTTGTGTCGATGAAGCTTCTTCTTTTATCGGACTTGCCAGATATTATTGTAAAAATAAAGTTATAAAGGAAAAATTAAAAGGAATACAAAATAAATTATTGGTTCTTGGTGGTTTTTTAGCCAGTGATGAAAGAGGCAAGGAAATGATGAAAGACCAAATAAAAGAAGAAGATATAAAATTATTAGAGGAATATATTGATGAATATAATCAAAAACTACCTCCACTTAAACATTTTATATTACCAGGAGATGATGAGGTGGCTGCTCATTTTCATGTGGCTAGAACTGTTGTAAGAAGGGCAGAAAGAAGAATAGTTTCTCTTGCTTCTCAAGAAAATGATTTAAATCCACTTATTCAAAAATATGTAAATAGATTATCTGACCTAATGTTTGTTTTAGCAAGGTACTCTGAAGAAGTAGAAAATAAAAAATGGAAGTCTTCAAACTTAAATATCTAA
- a CDS encoding single-stranded DNA-binding protein yields MNLVVLNGRLTRDPELKFGQSGKAYSRFSIAVERPFQSTADKNSQTADFINCVAFGKTAEFIGEYFRKGRKILLNGRLQMSQYESEGKKITTYVVIADSVEFGETKASSGTSDTSSYGHSENKSTNNNVIEPPVFDETSSDDAGTSTEIDDEFPF; encoded by the coding sequence ATGAATTTAGTTGTTTTAAATGGAAGACTTACTAGAGACCCTGAATTAAAATTTGGACAAAGTGGAAAAGCCTACTCAAGATTTTCAATAGCAGTTGAAAGACCTTTTCAATCTACTGCTGATAAAAATTCTCAAACAGCTGATTTTATAAACTGTGTTGCTTTTGGAAAAACAGCTGAGTTTATTGGAGAATATTTTAGAAAAGGAAGAAAAATTTTACTTAATGGTAGATTGCAAATGAGTCAATATGAATCTGAAGGAAAAAAAATAACTACTTATGTTGTTATTGCTGATTCAGTTGAGTTTGGGGAAACTAAAGCAAGTAGTGGTACATCAGATACTTCATCATATGGTCATAGTGAAAATAAATCAACAAATAATAATGTAATAGAACCTCCTGTTTTTGATGAAACTTCTTCTGATGATGCAGGAACTTCTACTGAAATTGATGATGAATTTCCATTCTAA
- a CDS encoding cupin domain-containing protein, translating into MVKIEIAKAINFNQLINSKEEEVVSMRILNQSNSYISLFSLAKNEEITAEAMLGNRYYYCFNGSGEVAIENNKKIITNGDFLEVLAHNNYSIKSLDTLKLIEIGEKIGDETMENQTLKMLESANAFNLADCVEYKEGQIVSKNLVAKSNLVITVMSFWKGEALDPHKAPGDALVTVLDGEGKYIVDGKPFVVKKGESAVLPANIPHAVEAVENFKMMLTLVK; encoded by the coding sequence ATGGTAAAAATAGAAATTGCAAAAGCTATTAATTTCAATCAACTTATAAATTCAAAAGAAGAAGAAGTTGTAAGTATGAGAATTTTAAATCAATCCAACAGTTATATTTCTTTATTTTCTTTAGCTAAAAATGAAGAAATTACAGCTGAAGCTATGTTGGGAAATAGATATTATTACTGTTTTAATGGTAGTGGTGAAGTAGCTATTGAAAATAATAAAAAAATTATTACAAATGGAGATTTTTTAGAAGTTTTAGCTCATAATAATTATTCTATAAAATCATTAGATACTTTAAAACTTATTGAAATTGGAGAAAAGATAGGAGATGAAACTATGGAAAACCAAACTTTAAAAATGTTAGAATCTGCTAATGCTTTTAATCTTGCAGATTGTGTAGAATACAAAGAAGGACAAATAGTAAGTAAAAACTTAGTCGCAAAATCTAATTTGGTTATAACTGTAATGTCATTTTGGAAGGGTGAGGCATTAGACCCTCATAAAGCACCTGGTGATGCACTTGTAACTGTCCTTGATGGTGAAGGAAAATATATAGTTGATGGTAAACCATTTGTTGTAAAAAAAGGAGAAAGTGCAGTTTTGCCTGCTAATATTCCTCATGCTGTGGAAGCTGTGGAAAATTTTAAAATGATGTTGACACTTGTAAAATAA
- a CDS encoding bifunctional alpha/beta hydrolase/class I SAM-dependent methyltransferase — MENLFFNTFDGNKIFYRVWNFEKNKKTLIIIHRGHEHSERLNGLAQDKKFLKYNIFAYDLRGHGYTEVKSSPNSMDYVRDLDTFVKHLKNKYQIKEEDIFIVANSIGGVILSAYVHDFAPNIAGIALLAPAFEIKLYIPFAKQLVTLLTKIKKDAKVMSYVKAKVLTHDIEEQNKYNSDKLINKEINAKLLLDLDNMGKRLVEDSMAIELPTIIFSAEKDYVVKNSAQKKFFLNLSSKKREFVELKNFYHGIIFEKERQKVYEMLDKFIQDVFKNQNTSIDVSAREFSRKEYERIALEEYPLSEKIFYSIQKFSMKTFGFLSKGMSLGLKYGFDSGISLDYIYKNQANGKLLIGKLIDRFYLNQIGWVGVRQRKKNLLALIEEKIDNLGEENVKILDVAGGTGNYLFDIKEKYSKVKILINEFKKSNIEVGEEVIKKNNWENISFVNYDCFDKETYKKIDFTPNIVIISGVFELFEDNNMLENTISGVAEILDKNSAVIYTGQPWHPQLKQIALVLNSHKGDGKSWLMRRRSVKELDSLFENYGLKKEKMLIDNEGIFTVSSAELR; from the coding sequence ATGGAAAATTTATTTTTTAATACTTTTGATGGAAATAAAATTTTTTATAGAGTATGGAATTTTGAAAAAAATAAGAAAACTTTAATTATCATTCATAGAGGACATGAACATTCTGAAAGATTAAATGGTTTGGCTCAAGATAAAAAATTTTTAAAATATAATATTTTTGCTTATGATTTAAGGGGACATGGCTACACAGAAGTTAAATCTTCTCCTAATTCTATGGATTATGTTAGAGATTTAGATACTTTTGTAAAACATCTAAAAAATAAATATCAAATAAAAGAAGAAGATATTTTTATTGTAGCAAATAGTATAGGTGGAGTTATACTTTCTGCTTATGTTCATGATTTTGCACCAAATATAGCAGGGATAGCATTACTTGCTCCAGCTTTTGAAATAAAACTTTATATTCCTTTTGCTAAACAACTTGTAACATTACTTACTAAAATTAAAAAAGATGCTAAGGTTATGAGTTATGTAAAAGCAAAAGTTTTAACTCATGATATTGAGGAACAAAATAAATATAATAGCGATAAACTTATCAATAAAGAAATTAATGCTAAACTTTTACTTGACTTAGATAATATGGGTAAAAGATTGGTTGAGGATTCTATGGCAATAGAACTTCCTACAATAATATTTTCTGCTGAAAAAGATTATGTTGTAAAAAATTCTGCTCAAAAGAAATTCTTTTTAAACTTATCATCTAAAAAAAGAGAATTTGTAGAACTTAAAAATTTTTATCATGGAATAATTTTTGAAAAAGAAAGACAAAAAGTATATGAAATGCTAGATAAATTTATACAAGATGTTTTTAAAAATCAAAATACTTCAATTGATGTTTCTGCAAGGGAATTTTCAAGAAAGGAGTATGAGAGGATAGCTTTAGAAGAATATCCTCTAAGTGAAAAAATATTTTATTCCATCCAAAAATTTTCAATGAAAACTTTTGGATTTTTAAGTAAAGGTATGAGTTTAGGTTTAAAATATGGCTTTGATTCTGGAATTTCTCTTGATTATATTTATAAAAATCAGGCTAATGGAAAATTATTGATAGGAAAATTGATAGATAGATTTTATCTAAATCAAATTGGTTGGGTAGGGGTAAGACAAAGAAAAAAGAATTTATTAGCTCTGATAGAGGAAAAAATAGATAATTTAGGTGAAGAAAATGTTAAAATTTTAGATGTAGCAGGAGGAACGGGAAATTATTTATTTGATATAAAAGAAAAATATTCAAAAGTAAAAATTTTGATAAATGAATTTAAAAAATCAAATATTGAAGTTGGAGAGGAAGTTATCAAAAAAAATAATTGGGAAAATATATCTTTTGTGAACTATGATTGTTTTGATAAAGAAACTTATAAAAAGATAGATTTCACACCAAATATAGTTATAATTTCAGGAGTTTTTGAACTTTTTGAAGATAATAATATGCTTGAAAACACTATATCAGGAGTTGCAGAAATTTTAGATAAAAATAGTGCTGTTATTTACACAGGACAACCTTGGCATCCTCAGTTAAAACAAATAGCTTTGGTTCTTAATAGCCATAAAGGAGATGGAAAATCTTGGCTTATGAGAAGAAGAAGTGTAAAGGAATTGGATAGTTTATTTGAAAATTATGGATTAAAAAAAGAAAAAATGTTGATTGATAATGAAGGAATATTTACTGTTTCATCAGCAGAATTGAGGTAG
- a CDS encoding CDP-alcohol phosphatidyltransferase family protein, with amino-acid sequence MDISIYKLKTKFQNLLMPICKKLVDLKVTPNQITVTTVLLNIIFAGIIYKFGNLTYLFLIVPVFLFLRMALNALDGMIANKFNQKTKMGVFYNEAGDVVSDTVFFYVFLRVIGINEIYNLLFVFLSVLSEYVGVVAVMVDNKRHYEGPMGKSDRAFLISLLAITYFFIGNKYFDYILILAIVLLIFTIYNRISSSLKGE; translated from the coding sequence ATGGATATTTCTATTTATAAATTAAAAACAAAGTTTCAAAATTTACTTATGCCTATTTGTAAAAAATTAGTAGATCTAAAAGTTACACCTAATCAAATAACAGTAACAACGGTTTTATTAAATATAATTTTTGCTGGAATAATCTATAAATTTGGTAATCTTACCTATTTATTTTTAATAGTTCCTGTATTTCTTTTTTTAAGAATGGCATTAAATGCCTTAGATGGTATGATAGCTAATAAATTTAATCAAAAGACTAAAATGGGAGTTTTCTATAATGAAGCAGGGGATGTTGTTTCAGACACAGTTTTCTTCTATGTATTTTTAAGGGTTATAGGAATAAATGAAATTTATAATTTACTCTTTGTATTTTTATCTGTTCTATCAGAATATGTAGGTGTTGTTGCAGTGATGGTTGATAATAAAAGACATTATGAAGGACCTATGGGAAAAAGTGATAGAGCTTTTTTAATAAGCCTTTTGGCTATTACATATTTTTTCATAGGTAATAAATATTTTGATTATATTTTAATTTTAGCTATAGTTTTATTAATTTTCACAATATATAATAGAATAAGCTCTTCTTTAAAAGGTGAATAA